In Alphaproteobacteria bacterium US3C007, one genomic interval encodes:
- a CDS encoding aromatic ring-hydroxylating dioxygenase subunit alpha, whose translation MFLQNCWYVAGWSKDYKQELRAQTLLSENIVFYRRADGSPVALEDACPHRKLPLSHGQLSEDRVICGYHGLTFDCSGSCVEAPTQRANIPRRAAVKSYPVVDRYRLLWIWMGDPNKANPDDIFEIKNFDNPDWGYTEGGVLPIACNYLWVVDNLLDPSHVAWVHVTSFGGSGTDDQTLDLEKTEDGIIVSRWIYDQPPSPYYKDLLRFGGNCDRKQHYEMSIPGIALNMSIYTPPGTGGPKSSPVEKTYVNISYNFMTPVDEKNTQYIWFQHRNTDPQNAEISEKMNAGARMAFLEDKVILEEVQKGMDNMITPNIDLGLDAGAKLFRLKLQRMIDQEQNHIDKTA comes from the coding sequence ATGTTTTTGCAGAATTGCTGGTACGTTGCCGGTTGGAGTAAAGACTATAAGCAAGAGCTGCGCGCGCAGACTTTGTTGTCAGAAAATATCGTTTTTTACCGCCGCGCAGATGGCAGCCCTGTGGCCTTGGAAGATGCCTGTCCGCATCGCAAATTGCCGCTTTCGCATGGCCAGTTAAGCGAAGATAGGGTGATTTGTGGGTATCACGGGCTGACTTTTGATTGCAGCGGATCCTGCGTTGAAGCGCCCACCCAGCGAGCCAATATTCCCCGCCGTGCCGCGGTGAAATCTTATCCGGTTGTTGATCGATATCGGTTGCTTTGGATTTGGATGGGCGATCCAAACAAAGCCAATCCAGATGATATTTTTGAAATCAAAAACTTTGACAATCCCGATTGGGGATATACCGAGGGCGGCGTTTTGCCGATTGCCTGCAATTATTTATGGGTTGTGGATAATCTACTCGATCCCAGCCATGTGGCTTGGGTGCATGTCACGTCTTTTGGCGGCAGCGGCACCGATGATCAAACGCTTGATCTTGAGAAAACAGAAGATGGTATCATTGTCTCGCGATGGATTTATGATCAGCCACCATCGCCCTACTATAAGGATCTTCTGCGTTTTGGGGGAAATTGCGATCGTAAACAACATTATGAAATGTCTATTCCCGGCATAGCGTTAAATATGTCAATCTACACGCCGCCAGGAACGGGGGGGCCAAAATCTAGCCCGGTCGAGAAGACCTATGTCAATATTTCTTATAATTTCATGACCCCGGTTGATGAAAAAAACACGCAATATATCTGGTTTCAACATCGCAACACGGATCCGCAAAATGCCGAGATTTCCGAGAAAATGAATGCCGGTGCGCGCATGGCCTTTCTCGAGGATAAAGTTATCCTCGAAGAGGTTCAAAAAGGCATGGATAATATGATTACGCCGAATATCGATTTAGGGCTGGATGCGGGGGCCAAGCTTTTCCGGCTTAAGCTGCAGCGAATGATTGACCAAGAACAAAACCACATTGACAAAACGGCTTAA
- a CDS encoding carboxymuconolactone decarboxylase family protein: protein MDWQKFLDETIQSTGVYHKEASELFTAFAAMGKAAKKSDALDEKTKELIALGIAISTRCDPCIAYHMKALVRLKTSREELCEALEMISYMGGGPSISYSAKALEAYDQFSQ from the coding sequence ATGGATTGGCAAAAGTTTCTGGATGAAACCATTCAAAGTACGGGTGTGTATCACAAAGAGGCGTCCGAACTTTTTACGGCTTTTGCTGCTATGGGCAAGGCGGCGAAAAAAAGTGATGCTTTAGACGAAAAAACAAAAGAGTTGATTGCCCTTGGCATTGCGATTTCAACCCGCTGCGATCCCTGCATCGCGTATCATATGAAAGCGCTTGTGCGGCTGAAAACCTCTCGAGAAGAACTTTGTGAAGCGCTTGAAATGATTTCGTATATGGGAGGAGGGCCTTCTATCTCTTACAGCGCCAAAGCCCTGGAGGCATATGATCAGTTTTCTCAATAG